In a single window of the Populus alba chromosome 16, ASM523922v2, whole genome shotgun sequence genome:
- the LOC118035632 gene encoding uncharacterized protein — MARTATATLSSPYCILHRSSFSSKPSFLPLRIFPKTPSPPTFPRIYALSSNDIKVGSNIEVDGAPWRVIEFLHVKPGKGAAFVRTKMRNYVTGNTVDKTFRAGSTIEEANVFKEAKQFTYKDGVQFVFMDLSTFEEYRLNDADVGDKTKWLKEGMDCNLLFWNGKVIDFELPTTVQLTVVDVDPGLKGDTAQGGTKPATLDTGAVVNVPLFVNIGEEILVDTRTGQYMSRA; from the exons ATGGCGCGAACTGCAACTGCCACTCTCTCTTCACCTTACTGCATCCTTCACCGTTCCTCCTTTTCATCTAAGCCCTCCTTTCTTCCATTGCGCATTTTCCCCAAAACACCCTCGCCCCCCACTTTTCCAA GGATTTATGCTTTGTCTAGTAATGATATCAAAGTGGGCTCCAACATTGAAGTTGATGGGGCTCCTTGGCGAGTCATAg AGTTTCTGCATGTAAAACCAGGAAAAGGGGCGGCATTTGTGAGGACCAAGATGCGTAATTATGTTACCGGAAATACTGTTGATAAAACTTTCCGAGCTGGAAGTACG ATTGAAGAGGCAAATGTATTCAAGGAGGCAAAGCAGTTCACGTACAAAGATGGAGTTCAGTTTGTTTTCATGGACTTG AGTACCTTTGAAGAATACCGTCTCAATGATGCAGATGTCGGAGATAAGACAAAGTGGCTAAAAGAGGGAATGGACTGCAATTTGCTATTTTGGAATGGAAAA GTTATTGATTTTGAACTTCCAACCACAGTTCAACTGACTGTTGTTGATGTGGATCCTGGGCTCAAAGGTGACACTGCTCAAG GTGGAACAAAGCCAGCAACTCTGGACACAGGTGCTGTAGTTAATGTTCCATTGTTTGTTAATATCGGCGAAGAAATATTGGTAGACACAAGAACTGGACAATACATGAGCAGGGCATGA
- the LOC118035637 gene encoding uncharacterized protein: MSMSLPSPCSPLSEFLPSPSLSNHPVFFNNTRKLCCHKFSSLKLVFIPAASLSTTKSYPTETTVLHSPSFGNKEQRLYPKEGEEHKGLPMKEEEQESLDFDEKASEFQVLALLNAVKALPCKERVDHIVRVLDKEIGFLNISDFNDVLMALVTANESDLVLKLYSGLSCYSLEPNSWTFTIMVRCHCKKKDPGEAKRVLDQMMQKGFNPNVATLTTLINSFCKMGQLQNALQVFEVMDRIGCKPNIQTYNCLLKGLCYVGRIEEAFELMEDIKKTTVEPDIYTYTAMMDGFCKVGRSDEAMELLNEAMEMGLAPNVVTFNTLLDGYAKEGRPLKGFGVLKLMKQRKCMPDYISYSTLLHGLLLWGKVLAGLRIFNEMDGSGLEADERLMNSLVRGLCRKSIKENDLVEVAYEVFEKMKKRGFVIEQSTYALVIQALWVAKKVDDAFINLHQMVRLGYIPRLITINNVIRALCVGGKVDEAFYVLVLMYENSKIPSRMSYDLLIHELNRQERTLGACNVYGAALVRGVVPHKKPRR; the protein is encoded by the coding sequence ATGTCGATGTCTTTGCCTTCTCCATGCTCTCCGCTGTCTGAATTCCTTCCATCTCCTTCACTTAGCAACCACCCCGTTTTCTTCAACAACACCCGCAAGCTCTGTTGCCACAAATTTTCTAGCCTCAAGCTTGTTTTCATTCCAGCAGCGTCACTATCCACCACAAAATCGTATCCCACAGAAACCACAGTGTTACATAGTCCAAGTTTTGGTAACAAGGAGCAAAGATTATACCCAAAAGAGGGTGAGGAACATAAGGGCTTGCctatgaaagaagaagaacaagaaagcCTGGATTTTGATGAGAAAGCTAGTGAATTTCAGGTACTGGCTCTTTTAAATGCAGTAAAAGCATTACCTTGTAAGGAAAGAGTTGATCACATTGTCAGGGTTCTTGATAaagagattggatttttgaacATCTCAGACTTCAATGATGTTCTCATGGCTTTGGTCACAGCCAATGAGTCTGATCTTGTCTTGAAATTGTACTCGGGTTTATCATGTTACAGTTTAGAGCCAAATTCTTGGACATTTACAATCATGGTCAGGTGTCATTGCAAGAAAAAGGACCCTGGTGAGGCCAAAAGGGTTTTAGACCAGATGATGCAAAAAGGGTTTAATCCAAATGTTGCAACATTGACCACACTAATCAATTCATTCTGCAAAATGGGTCAATTGCAGAATGCCCTTCAAGTTTTTGAGGTCATGGATAGGATTGGGTGCAAGCCAAACATTCAAACATACAATTGCTTGTTAAAGGGGCTGTGTTATGTGGGGAGAATAGAGGAAGCATTCGAGCTAATGGAAGATATCAAGAAAACCACTGTAGAGCCGGATATTTATACATATACTGCCATGATGGATGGTTTTTGTAAGGTAGGCAGATCAGATGAGGCAATGGAGTTGCTAAATGAGGCTATGGAGATGGGGTTGGCACCTAATGTGGTCACTTTTAACACCCTGTTAGATGGATATGCCAAGGAAGGGAGACCATTGAAAGGGTTTGGCGTGCTGAAGTTAATGAAACAGAGAAAATGCATGCCTGATTATATTAGCTACAGCACATTGCTGCATGGTTTGTTGCTCTGGGGAAAAGTTCTAGCCGGGTTGAGAATTTTCAATGAAATGGACGGGAGTGGACTTGAAGCGGATGAGAGGTTGATGAATAGTCTTGTTAGAGGTTTATGTAGGAAATCTATCAAAGAAAATGACCTAGTTGAGGTTGCCTATGAAGTGTTCGAGAAAATGAAGAAACGGGGTTTTGTCATAGAGCAGAGCACATATGCCTTGGTGATTCAAGCTCTTTGGGTGGCAAAGAAAGTTGACGATGCTTTTATCAATTTGCACCAGATGGTTAGATTGGGATACATTCCTAGATTAATCACCATTAACAATGTAATTCGAGCACTTTGTGTCGGAGGAAAGGTAGACGAGGCATTTTATGTTCTAGTTCTCATGTATGAAAATAGTAAAATCCCAAGTAGAATGTCCTATGACTTACTGATTCATGAGTTGAATCGGCAGGAAAGGACTTTGGGTGCATGTAATGTCTATGGTGCTGCATTAGTTCGAGGCGTGGTTCCCCACAAAAAGCCTCGACGATGA